Below is a window of Streptomyces sp. NBC_01429 DNA.
TCATGAGCGGCGGCGACACCAACCTGCTCGGTACGGTGCACGGCGGCGTGATCATGAAGCTGGTGGACGACGCGGCGGGGGCCGTCGCCGGCCGGCACTCCGGCGGGCCCGCCGTCACCGCCTCCATGGACGAGATGGTCTTCCTGGTGCCCGTCAGGGTGGGGGACCTCGTCCATGTGAAGGCTCAGGTCAACTGGGTCGGCCGGTCGTCCATGGAGATCGGCGTACGCGTCCTGGCCGAGCGCTGGAACGAGTCCACCCCCGCCACCCAGGTCGGCAGCGCGTATCTCGTCTTCGCCGCCGTGGACGAGGAGGGCAGGCCCCGGTCCGTACCGCCGGTGATCCCGGAGACCGAGCGGGACGAACGGCGCTACCAGGAGGCGCAGATCCGGCGCACGCACCGGCTCGCCCGGCGCCGCGCGATCAAGGAGCTGCGGGCGAAGCGGGCCGCCGACGGGATCGACGAGCGGCGGGGCGGTCCGGCCGCCGACGGCGACGACAGCACCGACGAGCGGTAGCCACGCGCGCGCCGGCCCCGCCCCGGCGCCCGCCGTCGGCTACGCGCACACCGCCTGGTCGCCCGTCGTCGCCCCGAACTCGCCCTTCGGCGCCTCCTCCGCCCGTACCGGAGTGACCGCCTTGTAGTCCGTGCCCGCCATCACCTTCAGCGTCGCGCCCTGCTGCTTCACCGCCCGCAGCTCACTGCCCGGCAGCGCCGCCGCCAGGGACTTCGCCGAGCGGTCCCAGCGCGGGTCGTACATGACGACCGTGCGATGGGCGTCGGGGCCGTCCGAGGTGAGCGGCGCGCGGGTGGTGTTGAAGCCGGTGGCGTGCAGCGCGTCGTCCACCCGCTTGCCCAGGCCGTCCGTGGCCGTCCCGTTGTAGACCTGCACCCGGATCTCCTGCGGCTTCACGTCGACCAGCTTGACCGGCTCGCCCTTGCCGCCGGACCCGCTACCGCCGGATTCACCGGATCCGGACCCGCCGGACTTCGAGGGGTGCGCCGGCCGGTCCTTCCGCGGCGTCAGCGGCTTGTCGTCGCGCACCGCCCGGAACAGCTGCTTCGACTTCACCGGATCCCACTTCACCGTCGAGCCGATGCCCTTGACCGTCACCCCCGAGCCGTCACCGGCCAGCGGTACGGAGGTGAACTCCGACGAGGCGGGGGAGAAGCCGCGCATCGCCTCGTTGAGATCGAGCAGCTGCCGCGCGCCGAACCCGGCGTCGGCCCGTACCGAGTCGAGCATGGTCGAGGTGACCTCCTTGAACCGCACCGGGTTCAGCAGCACCCCGCTGCTGGTGGCCCGGTGGATCAGGGCGGCCAGGAAGCGCTGCTGACGCTGCATCCGCCCGAGGTCGGCCGCGCCGTCGATATGCCGGGACCGTACGTACTGGAGCGCCTCCCCGCCGTTCATCCGGTGCGTGCCCGGGGCCAGGTCGAGGCCGGTGTACGAGTCCTTCAGCGGCCGGGGCGTGCAGATGTCCACTCCGCCCAGCGCGTCCACCGTCTTCATGAAGGCGGTGAAGTCGACCTCCAGATAGTGGCTGATCTTCACGCCCGTCATCCGCTCGACCGTGCCGACCGTCAGCCGCGGCCCGCCCTCCGCGTACGCCGCGTTCAGCTTCACCGGGTGCGGCGCGTGGCGCTTGCCGGTGGTGGCGTCGGTGTGCTCGGGCAGCTCCGTGTAGCTGTCGCGCGGCAGGCTGACGACGCTGGCGCGCCGCCCGTCCTCCGAGAGGTGCACCAGCATGACCGTGTCGGTGCAGTGGCAGGGCGCGCCGCCGAGCCGGTACTTCTGCCGCTCCTCCTCCGTGATCTTGTCGCGGCCGTCGGTGCCGACGAGCAGCAGGTTCAGCCCCCGCCCGGCGTTCGGCCGGTTCTTCATGTCCTTGAACGGGTCGACCCGGCCGATCCCCGTATCGAGGCTGGTCACCACCGCGTGGCCGATCCCGCCAGCGCCCAGGACCAGGACGGAGAGCGTCGTCGCCGTCCGCATGCCCCAGCGCGGCCGCCGGGGGCCGGGCCCGCGTCCTGGTGGTGCGGGGCGGCGGGTGGTGCGGGGCGGCGTGGGCACGGGGAGCACCTCCGCGGTGACAGGGGCCGGGTGGCCGGGGGAGCGGGTGAAGCCGTGAACGGATTCCGCGCACGGTAGGCCCATACGATCAGCGGCACCGGTCCGCAACCGGGCGGCGCGCGTGGCTGTCCCCCGTTCGCGGTAACGTGGCGGGTCATACCGCAGAGCCGGTCGAAGGTCACCCGACAGGCTCTCAGCCTCCCGAAGGACCCAGAAGGACCACATGCCTGCCCTGCCGCCCGCGGTCTCCGTGATCATGCCGGTGCTCAACGAGGAACGCCATCTGAGGAACTCCGTCCGGCACATCCTGGAGCAGGAGTACGACGGCGAGATGGAGGTGGTGATCGCGCTCGGCCCCTCCGCGGACCGTACGGACGAGATCGCCGCGGAGCTGGTACGGGAGACCGCGTCCGACGCGCGCGCCCGCGTCCACACCGTCCCGAACCCGACGGGCCGCACCCCGGCGGCGCTGAACGCCGCGATCAAGGCGTCCCGTCACCCCGTCGTCGTACGGGTCGACGGCCACGGCATGCTCTCGCCGAACTACATCGCCACCGCGGTCCGGCTCCTGGAGGAGACGGGCGCGCAGAACGTCGGCGGCATCATGCACGCCGAGGGCGAGAACGACTGGGAGAACGCGGTGGCCGCCGCGATGACCTCGAAGATCGGCGTCGGCAACGCCGCGTTCCACACCGGAGGCGAGGCCGGCCCGGCCGAGACCGTGTATCTGGGCGTCTTCCGGCGCGAGGCGCTGGAACAGCAGGACGGCTACAACGAGGAGTTCATCCGCGCCCAGGACTGGGAGCTGAACTTCCGCATCCGCGAGTCGGGCGGCGCGATCTGGTTCTCGCCCGAACTGCGCGTCCAGTACCGCCCGCGCCCCTCGGTGAAGGCGCTCGCCAAGCAGTACAAGGACTACGGCCGCTGGCGCCATGTCGTCGCCCGCTACCACTCCGGCTCGATCAACCTGCGCTATCTCGCCCCGCCGGCCGCCGTCTGCGCGATCGCGGCGGGCCTGGTCGTCGGCGTGGCTCTCACGCCGTGGGGCCTGGTCGTGCCGGCCGGCTATCTCGCCGCGATCGTCGCGGGCTCGCTCCCGGCGGGCAAGGGCCTGTCGCTGAAGGCGCGCCTACAGATCCCGGTGGCGCTGGCCACCATGCACATGTCGTGGGGCTTCGGCTTCCTGACGAGCCCGCGCTCGCTGGCGAAGAAGGTCATCGCGAGCCGCCGCCCGGCCGCCGGGGCGCGGCCGGTCGAGGCGTAACCCGTAGCAGAACGAAGCGGGAGCGCCGCCCGGCAGGTGCCGGGCGGCGCTCCTCTCTCGTAAGTACGGCGGTGTCAGAAGCGGTACGGCTTGTACACGTCCATGCAGGCGTCCTTCTCCGAGCCGTTGAGGGCGTCCGCCGTGTCCGGGACGGAGCCCGCCTCGGGTTCGGCCGCCTTCGGGAAGGCCGAGCCGGTGCGCCAGTCCGCGCCGACCGTCACCGTGACCCCCGACACGTCCGTGGACTTCTTCACCGAAGTCAGCGGAATCCCCAGGGCCTTGGCGACCGCCTGCGCGTCGCCCTCCAGCTCCGCGCTGGGGAAGTCGACCGTCGTCCTCTCCTGCGGGGTGAGCTGGGCGTCCGCCCTGGCCAGCGGGTATCCCTTGCCGTTCAGCAGTGTCGCCACGGCCGCCGCGCGGCCCCGTACCGGGCTGCTCTGCGCGTCGCCCGTGCCGTTGCGCACGCCCACACCGGTGTCGGCGGGCGTGGATGACGGGGTCTTGGCGGCCTTGTCGGCGGCCTTCTTCCCGGCGGCGGCCCCGGTCTTCGCATCGGCCTTGTCGCCGTTGCTGTCGAAGGCCACGTCGTCGCGGAGCATCGCCCACATCCTGTCCGCGTCGGCCTGCTGCACGACCAGATGGTTCGGATCCTGCGGATCGACGTCCGTCGGCATCGTGGTCATGGTGATGCGGTCGGTCGGCACGCTCTTGAGCTGCATGGCCAGGTCGAAGAGCTTCTTGACCGTACCGATCTCCTGCGACACCTCCAGCGACTTGGTGGCGGCCTCCGCGAGACCGGTCAGCCTGGGCGTGTCGGTGAAGACGTTCTGCGAGGTGAGATGGCGGATCATCGAGTTCAGATACATGTGCTGCGCCTTGGCGCGGCCGAGGTCGCTGGCGAAGGCGTGCCGGGTGCGCAGCCACTGGAGGGCCTGCTCGCCCTTGACCTGGTGGGTGCCCTTGGTGAGTTTGAGCCCCGAGCCGCCGGGGACCCCGGGCCGGGGCCGGTCCCACACGTTGTCCTTGACGCAGACGTCGACGCCGCCGATCGCGTCGGCCATCTTCACGACGCCGGAGAAGTCGATCGTCATCCAGTGGTCGATGTAGAGGCCGGTCAGCTTCTGCCAGGTGGCGAGGGTGCAGCCCGCGCCACCGCGCCCCAGCGACTCGTTGATGATCGTGTTGACCTGCGGATAGGTCGTGCCGGTCTCGGCGTCCTCGCACTTCGGTATGGAGACCCGGGTGTCCCGGGGTATCGACACGACCGAGGCGTTCTTCCGGTCGGCGGATATGTGGACCAGCATCTGCACGTCCGCGAGCGGCGGGTCCTCCGTGAGGTTCTTGCCGCCGCCGAGCTTGACGTTCGCCGGATCGCTGCGGCTGTCGGAGCCCAGGAGCAGGATGTTCAGCGGGGTCTGGCCCGCCGCGTTCGCCCGCGCCTTCGCCGGGTCCGCCGCGCCGCCGGTGCGCGAGCCGCTGCGGATGTTGCCGTTGAGGTGCTCGTAGTACCAGTAACCGGCGCCGGCCGTCCCGAGTATCAGCAGCGACAGCACGGCGGCGGCCCAGCGCACTATGCGCCAGGGTCCGCGCCTGGTGCGTACGGGGAGCGCGTCGCCGCTCTTCCCGGCCCCGGCCCCGGCGGGGGGCGGGGAGCCCGGCCCGGATCCGGACCCGCCGCCTACGCCGGATCCCGGCCCGCCGTCCGCGTCCTTCGGGGGCGGTCCGTCCCCCTCGTACAGGCTGTCGTCCCAGCCCAGTTCCCGCGCCTGCGGGACGCGTTCTCGCGCGCCCTCCGGCCGTACACCACTACCGCTCTGACCCATCCAGACTCCCCGTGTCACGCAGTCCGTACGAGCCGGTTCCGCGGCGTCACTTGGCGCAGACCTGCTTGTCCGCTTCTACCTTCTGCACGTTGGACGACACCTTCGCCGCCCCGGCGATGGGCACCCCGGCGCCCTTGAAGTCCTTGCCCAGGGTCAGCGCCATCGCTTCGAGCCCCTCGGCGTCCTCGGTGCCCGGCTTCATCCCGGACGCGGGCAGCCCCAGCATGTCCGCCAGCGCGCGCGCCTGGTCGGCCTGGTTCGGCGCGTACTCCAGCGTCGTCCTGGCCACATCGGCCGGGGCGTTGCCCTTGTTGGAGGACTTCAGCACGCCCTCGGTGTTCTGCAGCCAGTTCAGGGTCTCCTGCGCGGAGCCCTGCGGGCCGCCGCCGTTGAACACGTCGACGCGCACATCGGCGGGCGCGGCCTTGGTGCCCTTGAGGAGCGCCTCCTGCTTCTTCTTGGCGGCGGCGTCCTTCGCCGACTCCTTCTTCTTCACCTCGGTGAGGGAGACGTCGTTCTGCATCATCGAGAACAGCGGCTTGGCCTCGTTGTCGTTGAGGACCACCGTCGCCTTCACGGTCTCCGCCGGGTTGTCGAGCACCGGCAGCGTCATGAAGGTGATGTTCTTCGCCGGGACCTTGGCGAGTTCCTTGGCGAGTTCGCTGAGCTTGTCGATGCTGCCGATGCCGGTGTCCACCGTCAGCGCCTTCGTCGCCGCCTCCGCCAGCTTGAACAGCTTGCTGGGGCTGGTCAGCGTGTCGCCGGACTTCATCTCGCGGATCATCGAGCCGAGGAACTGCTGCTGCGTCTGGATCCGGCTGAGGTCGCTCTCGTTGCCGAACGCGTGCCGGGTACGGACGAAGGCGAGGGCCTGCTCGCCCGCGATCTTGTGGGTGCCCTTGGTGAGCTTGAGCCGCGACTTTTTGTCGTCGACGTCCTTGTCCACGCACACCTCGACGCCCCCGACCGCGGTGGACAGCGTCTTGACCGCGTTGAAGTCGGCCATCATGAAGTGGTCGATCTCCAGGCCGGTGATCTCGGTGGTGGTGCGCATCGTGCAGCCGGGGTCCCGGTCGTCCTGGCCCAGGCTGTTGTTGAAGCGCTGCTGCGTGGCACCGGGGATGACCTTGGTGCCGTCCTCGGTCTTGGTCTCGCAGTCGGGGATGTCGGTGATCAGGTCGCGCGGGATGGAGAGCACCGTCGCGTTCGTACGGTCCTTGGAGACGTGGAACAGCAGATTGGTGTCGGCGTGGCCGATGCTGCCCGCGTCGCCGTATCCCTCGTTGCCCGCGCCGGTCCGCTTGTCCGTGCCGATCAGC
It encodes the following:
- a CDS encoding glycosyltransferase family 2 protein, which translates into the protein MPALPPAVSVIMPVLNEERHLRNSVRHILEQEYDGEMEVVIALGPSADRTDEIAAELVRETASDARARVHTVPNPTGRTPAALNAAIKASRHPVVVRVDGHGMLSPNYIATAVRLLEETGAQNVGGIMHAEGENDWENAVAAAMTSKIGVGNAAFHTGGEAGPAETVYLGVFRREALEQQDGYNEEFIRAQDWELNFRIRESGGAIWFSPELRVQYRPRPSVKALAKQYKDYGRWRHVVARYHSGSINLRYLAPPAAVCAIAAGLVVGVALTPWGLVVPAGYLAAIVAGSLPAGKGLSLKARLQIPVALATMHMSWGFGFLTSPRSLAKKVIASRRPAAGARPVEA
- a CDS encoding LCP family protein; this translates as MPTPPRTTRRPAPPGRGPGPRRPRWGMRTATTLSVLVLGAGGIGHAVVTSLDTGIGRVDPFKDMKNRPNAGRGLNLLLVGTDGRDKITEEERQKYRLGGAPCHCTDTVMLVHLSEDGRRASVVSLPRDSYTELPEHTDATTGKRHAPHPVKLNAAYAEGGPRLTVGTVERMTGVKISHYLEVDFTAFMKTVDALGGVDICTPRPLKDSYTGLDLAPGTHRMNGGEALQYVRSRHIDGAADLGRMQRQQRFLAALIHRATSSGVLLNPVRFKEVTSTMLDSVRADAGFGARQLLDLNEAMRGFSPASSEFTSVPLAGDGSGVTVKGIGSTVKWDPVKSKQLFRAVRDDKPLTPRKDRPAHPSKSGGSGSGESGGSGSGGKGEPVKLVDVKPQEIRVQVYNGTATDGLGKRVDDALHATGFNTTRAPLTSDGPDAHRTVVMYDPRWDRSAKSLAAALPGSELRAVKQQGATLKVMAGTDYKAVTPVRAEEAPKGEFGATTGDQAVCA
- a CDS encoding LCP family protein → MDAHSRGQADDIDPADQWVLNPDTGNYELRLDHSTGQSPAPRATTGRRTDAGTGTGPDPSAATGDAPAPRADVPEQRSRRAGKNPAKGPGRNQQEPPPAAPGRRKRKAVKGKKKSGKKKALLWTGGALALVLVAGSTGGYLYYQHLNSNIATIDVAGAGSGGFKKGKPVNILLIGTDKRTGAGNEGYGDAGSIGHADTNLLFHVSKDRTNATVLSIPRDLITDIPDCETKTEDGTKVIPGATQQRFNNSLGQDDRDPGCTMRTTTEITGLEIDHFMMADFNAVKTLSTAVGGVEVCVDKDVDDKKSRLKLTKGTHKIAGEQALAFVRTRHAFGNESDLSRIQTQQQFLGSMIREMKSGDTLTSPSKLFKLAEAATKALTVDTGIGSIDKLSELAKELAKVPAKNITFMTLPVLDNPAETVKATVVLNDNEAKPLFSMMQNDVSLTEVKKKESAKDAAAKKKQEALLKGTKAAPADVRVDVFNGGGPQGSAQETLNWLQNTEGVLKSSNKGNAPADVARTTLEYAPNQADQARALADMLGLPASGMKPGTEDAEGLEAMALTLGKDFKGAGVPIAGAAKVSSNVQKVEADKQVCAK
- a CDS encoding LCP family protein, whose protein sequence is MGQSGSGVRPEGARERVPQARELGWDDSLYEGDGPPPKDADGGPGSGVGGGSGSGPGSPPPAGAGAGKSGDALPVRTRRGPWRIVRWAAAVLSLLILGTAGAGYWYYEHLNGNIRSGSRTGGAADPAKARANAAGQTPLNILLLGSDSRSDPANVKLGGGKNLTEDPPLADVQMLVHISADRKNASVVSIPRDTRVSIPKCEDAETGTTYPQVNTIINESLGRGGAGCTLATWQKLTGLYIDHWMTIDFSGVVKMADAIGGVDVCVKDNVWDRPRPGVPGGSGLKLTKGTHQVKGEQALQWLRTRHAFASDLGRAKAQHMYLNSMIRHLTSQNVFTDTPRLTGLAEAATKSLEVSQEIGTVKKLFDLAMQLKSVPTDRITMTTMPTDVDPQDPNHLVVQQADADRMWAMLRDDVAFDSNGDKADAKTGAAAGKKAADKAAKTPSSTPADTGVGVRNGTGDAQSSPVRGRAAAVATLLNGKGYPLARADAQLTPQERTTVDFPSAELEGDAQAVAKALGIPLTSVKKSTDVSGVTVTVGADWRTGSAFPKAAEPEAGSVPDTADALNGSEKDACMDVYKPYRF
- a CDS encoding acyl-CoA thioesterase, coding for MTDQAQNPDSPIPGKPTSASRTTLSHIMSGGDTNLLGTVHGGVIMKLVDDAAGAVAGRHSGGPAVTASMDEMVFLVPVRVGDLVHVKAQVNWVGRSSMEIGVRVLAERWNESTPATQVGSAYLVFAAVDEEGRPRSVPPVIPETERDERRYQEAQIRRTHRLARRRAIKELRAKRAADGIDERRGGPAADGDDSTDER